The DNA sequence aaaagaagacttaattgtattttgaaaataccatatttaataagtatataataaaaacacaatTATTTATCTAAAATTATGCTCCCTAAGTTTGGCATAAACTGATTGTTCCCAAGTACCGATTTATCTGTTCGACATGCAATTAACAACCAGCTTTTAACTAGGGATCATCTTAGCTCTATTTTGGCTCTCCCCTCCACCAAATGCTCTGTTTGTGATTCAGAAAATGAGACtcattttcatctctttttcaAGTGTGTTTTTGCTATGAAAGTGCTTGTTGTGATCAGTAGCTGGTTTGGCTTCCTGCATTGGCCTAATGACGGCATGAAGTGGCAGAATTGGTGCACTAAAACTCTACACAATTTACAGGTGTGCTTATTGAATTCGATCATGACaactatcatttatttttttggtttaataggaataaatgtatttttgatGTACCTGTTATAATGTCAATTACATTTGTTTGAGGGTCAAAGAGCTGTCAAAGCTAGAGTTTTGGGAATGAATTTACGTAGGCTTAAGAGTGAGGAAAAGCTTATTGGGAATGTAGTCAAAGACTTCTAGTGTTGGCCCTGTGCTGTTGCTGTGTTTAGCTTGGTCCAGGAgttctgttttgttttgttgatttgaataaatttatatacttttttgttcaaaagaaaaaaatacattgttttcttaaaaattcccaaaattattttttaagatgttgtattttattaaagaaaaagagCTGAGTTTATTTTTCAACaataccatatttaaattttttaaaatcacaTCATTTTCTTATAATTAGCTCCAATCATAATTTTCTACCCAAGACCCCAATAGGCTTGGCCCGATCCTGATAGTCCTCATATtcatagggaaatttacaaaaatactgtaatttggattaacttttacaaaaatactgtcacacggaaatcttttcaaaaatactgtatttttacaaaacaccagtaaaacacaaagcagaacaactcaaaacaccagtagaacaccagtaaaacaccagtagaacactagtgaaaacttaacacagtatactgcagtatgaaacttataaaaaaacacagtaaaaaagtaaaaaataccgcatgacagtatttttgtaaaaaaatagcaaaaattagtatattatgtaaatttccctattcatattatattaatgGACTTAGTTTAACATTCAACTACAAATTatttaggaaaaaaatgattttttacaaaaatactagattttggataaaaatttacaattttattgtcacgtagaattttttacaaaaatacagtctttttataaaacaacttaaaacaactataaaataaaacaacataacaaataattaaaaaaacagtagaacaacttaaaaataaccataaaacaaccgtgaaaacttaacacattatacaatataaaatttccacagtatttttttaaaaaattctaccGTAtagtaaatatgaaaaaaaaaataaaaaatttcagtATGTAATGTAAAAATTTCAATTACAAAACAACGTAGTATTTCACCCGTTACTTCTCCATAGCATAAGAAACAAAAACTTACACCAACATACGTAATGGCCACAAATGCCTTTTGTTAttctatttctttttttcttcttcttcttactaATACCAGTTTTAATAGTTAAATAACCACATTATCATTTTCTTACTAAATAAATTTGCTCTCATCAACTTTTGCTTCAAACTTTCATACTTAAAGACTTTTATACATTCCTTTTCAAGTTTCTCAATTTTGCATTTTTTAATAGACTCTCTTAATCTTtcattagtttatttattaatgagataattacataaggcactattttttgtaaaaaaattacatttttatgtttaaagaatttttttttttatatttttacggttttccatataaaacaacatgaaaataacaaaaaaactacataaaagtaacatgaaaataacatttaaataacatcaaaaaataatatacaaataacaaaaaatcaacaacaaattaacaagagtacaacataaaagaccgtattttctgtaaataaaattaaaaaaaatcgtaaaaatgtttaaaatttcgtaagaccgtatttttataatttttttgttgctttttatataaattaattttaaaataaatttgaaaaaaaaaaacttttatccttaaataattttttaattaaattatagctTGACATCACTACACCAAAAACAACATTTAATAACACTCAAAAATGTCACAATTATACAATTTTAGTAACATTTATAGCTTTTGTAACAATTGTAAGAAATGTAAGATATGCTCATGTGAGGTAAAGTAAAGTGTCACTAAATAGTTCACTTTAGTGACAATTGAAAATGTCACtagtaaatatttaatatatttatttgttatatttaaaataattttagtgacattttaaaattgttactaaattatattactaacatttataaaaatgttattaaattataatttttttttattttaaaaataattttaatgtcATTTTAAAATTGTGACACAATTATAGTACTCgcatttataaaaatatcattaaattattatttttaaaaaatatatacaaattattaattttgttattaatcGTATACTATTTAAAATGTTatgattttattaatattaataccaATTTaacttattataaataaatatattataataacaaaaaataaattataataaatactataaattatacAAGCATGTCTCAAAATAAAGTCTAAATATTTCttaaacaacaataaaattacaacagtattatttataaacaacATATGGTGAAACTTTTATTACAAGGAAATGGAAACAAACACCAaccaaaaagaaatatataatttacagctttacatacacaagttcaaattgttaaaatttaatttttgtttttatgaattaatttgCTGTAATGATTATATGTCTTAGTCTTTGTTGTTCATTTTCTCTGGCTCTTCTTATACTTCTACCTGTAAAATGCAAAGTATAATACGAATTGAATTAGTAAAATATTGGTGAATAAACAATTAAGTAAGATGAAACTTGTTAAAAGACAAATAACATACATACATTGTGTTTTCTTTCATCACAATATCTAACTAAAAAAACAGCTTCCTTGTAATCTCATAAGAAATGAATAATTATGATTTCTATAGGTAAAAAAACGGAAAACAATGAAAAGGCATTACATATGAAAAAACATTACATAAATAATAGTTATATGAAGAATTAAATTGCATAACTTACTTTATTTGTGAAGATCATGAAAGAAGAGATGAAGATATAGTAAAAAGACCTTTGGACAATAAGATAAATTTGAAAGCAATGGGATTGGTTTTATATTTTAAACTCTTGTTCGTGGAAACAATGGTGGCTGGCTTGGAATTAATGGCTTTTTTTTTGGACCTTGGCCTGAAATGGTTACAATATTTTAATGAATATTTTGAGGATAATTGAATGAGTGTGGTGAGTAATATGACTATATGAGTATAGTGGTGGAGCTTTTTGCTACCGTTGGACACCGTACAAGGTGTCCCAGGGTACTACATCCCTTCCTCTTTGGAATCATATTGCATAAGCAATAGAAATTTTACCCATTTTAGGGCTCTGGTGCAAAATAaatcttgtatttttttctgTCTTCTCCCTGAAAAAGTTTCCCCCTTTAGTTTGAATATGAATACCCAGTCTGTTTCTGCGGTGGAAGAGATGATCGAAGAGGTTGAAAATTTCAGTCTGGAGGATTTCTCAATCCAGGTTCAAGCTGACGACGAGGCAGCTCGAGCGACGGTGGCATCTACGGTGGTGGGTCGTTTCTTCTCTAAGAAGATGGTTTCCAATGGCACGTTGAGGAAGGCCCTTTCGGGTATGTGGAAGCTTAGCCGTGGGTGGCGTCTCCAAAGCCCTGCTCCTAAAACTTTCATCTTCCGTCTGAACCACCCACGGGAGGTGAAGTATGTTCTGGAAAATGGCCCGTGGAACCCGTGTGGAGGTTTTATGATGGCTGTGGCTCTACCGGAGGATGGGAAATGGGAGTCTGCTGATTTTTCTGGTCTAGAGATTTGGGTGAAGGCATTAGGGGTCCCGATGTCTTACTTGACAGATGATTGCTTGAAGAAAATGGCCAACCGAATGGGGACCCTTGTTCGTGCAAACAAGGTCAGGCATAACGATATCATCGTGAAGGATTACCTGCGGTTTCAAGTTAGAATCAACCTTCAAGCGCCTCTGTTAGCAGGTGTCTCGCTACCGGACCTCGGGAACAAAAAGGTATGGAGCTATTTTAAATATGAACGTTTGCCTCTGTTTTGTTATAAATGTGGTGTGATTGGGCATGAAGAGGAGGTTTGTTCTGGGCGTAAGAGAATGGTGGCTGTCCATGACGGACGAACCATTCCGATGTATGGTCCTTGGCTGAGAGATGGTTCTAGGCTCGATAATGGTTTTGCTTTACTTGAGGTTGAGGATCTTGAGGACCGGCGTCGTCTTGAAAAACAAGAAATTCATGTTCCTAACAATGTTGCTTCTCCGAAGGGGGTTTTGCCGTGGGTAGATGGGAGTGATGAAATTAATACGGGTTTGGAGTCTCGACCTCTTATTGGTGATAATGGGGGGTCAACTCGGGTTGAGAAGGAGGGAATGGAAGGTGTTGTTTCACAAAGGTCCGATAATTCTTTTGATGTGGCTTATAATGATTATGTGGATTGCTCTCACTTTCCGACCCAACATGTGGTTCATGTGGCTAATATCTTTAAGGAGAAACTTGGGCCTATTAAGTTTGGAGCTCCTAGAGAAGATGGAGATTCGGTTGGAACCAAATCGGGGATTACCAAAAAGCTCAAGAAGCCTCGGGTTGTGGGTCCTAGAGGCATTCCTAGACCTTCGATTTTTGGTAGATCCATGGATGTTTTGGAGTTGGCTAAAGgaaacaagaggaagaaggccTCAGGTAGCTTTGATCCGAAGAAAGACTTTGTGGATGAGAGCCGAGGTCAAGTATGCTTCATTGGTGTTGATAAAACCGGAGTTAAAGATGTTTTTGGGGAAGTAAGTGGTGTGAACCAAAGCATTGAGTCCGATAGTAGAGATGAGGGGATGGACCAAAGTAAGAAGGCGAGATTGATCACTCAAGCCTTACGTTCGGAGGAGAGCTCCTTTGATTCAGCTAATGATTCGGAGGCTTTGACCCGTGGGGTTTTGGGAGTTGGAGACCATGTGATGGGGGCCACTCGAGGGGAGGGTCAAGTAGTAATCACAGAATCGGCACCGGCTCGGCTAGGGGTTTGGAAAAAGTGGAGTCATCAGCGATGTCGGATGCTAGAACTCCGTTACTTTTGAATAAACTGGACAATGATGTGAGGAGAAACGTTCAGGATTTTTCTATGGCCGAGGAGGTGGGCCGAACCATGCCCCCCAAAGCCCCATGAAGGTCCTTTCTTGGAATTTCCGCGGACTAGGGAGTCCGGCGGCAAAGAAAGCTCTTCGAGCTTTGGTTCACAGAGAAGATCCGGATGTTCTGTTTCTTATGGAGACTAAGGTTAATAGTTTGCGTATGAATGGTATTTGGCGCGGTTTGGGTTTTGGTGGAGCGGCGGTCTCGGATGCTCTTGGTTCGGCCGGGGGTACTTGTCTTTGTTGGAAGGTTGGTGTGGATGTTCAAATTCTTGCAGTTGACCCCGGGGTTACTTTGGCCTTGTTTGCTAATGTTCTCCATGGCCCGAATTGGTATGGCCTCTTCGTTTATGGGCCCCCTACTCCGGCGGCAAGAAAGGAATTTTGGGAGGAAAGAACGATTGAGATTCTTGCTCTGAGGCACCCTTGGCTCTTGGTGGGTGATCTTAATTCGATTCTTAGCCAAGAGGAGAAGTTTGGTGGTCGTGTTGTGGAGGAGTCCGATGGCCAGGACTTGAATGATTTTCTAGCTATGACAGGTGGGGTGGATTTGGGCTGTGCTGGTAATTTCTTTACCTGGTCTAATGGTCGCCGCTTCAACGAGTTGATTAGGGAGAGGTTGGATCGGGCCTTATGTGATCCGGAGTGGCTGGTGGATTTCCCGAAGGCGGGGGTTCGGTCTCTTGCCATTAAAGACTCTGACCATGCCCCTCTTGTTCTTGATCTGCTTTCGGATAGGGAAAGATTTCGTACGCCCTTCCGTTATCTTGATGCTTGGTCTCGGGATGAGACTTGTAGGGACGTGATCCGTCAGGCTTGGGCCATCGATGTCCGTGGTTCTAGAAGCTGGCAATTGGTTGCCCGCTTGGATAATACCCGAACTTGCCTTTCGAAATGGAATAAAACCCACTTTGGAATGTGTGAAGAGAAACTGAGGATCCTCAATAAGTTCCTGATTGAGATCCAAGGTCGTGTTCCTTCTGATGCCAACCTGAAATTGGAGGCGGATATTGTTCTTGAAATTGAGGAGGTGGAGGCTAGGCAAGCCGAGATCTGGAAACAAAATCTCGGGAGCTTTGGTATCGCAATGGCGATCGGAATACGAAGTTCTTCCACGCTGCCACGGTGATCAAGAGGAAACGTAACTTTATTTCTGCGGTGTGTGTGGATGGTAACTCTAGGCTTGAAGGCAGACAACACGTTGGGGAATATTTTCGCTCTAAGTTCATGTCCATGCTCTCTTCGACTTCCCCTGGTGCCCCGAACTTTTCAGACTTGATATCCCCTTGTGTATCGGTGGAGGCTAATCAAGCGTTGGTTAAGATTCCTACGAAGAAAGAGATCAAGGATGTGGTCTGGGCTATGCCTCCCCTTAAGGCCCCGGGGCCTGATGGGATGCCTGGTAAGTTCTTTAAAGATCATTAGGACACGGTGGGAAAAGATGTTGTGGCTGCGGTTTCTTGCTTCTTCGAGATGGGAGAGTTCGTCAAGGATCTAAATCAGACCTTTGTTGTTCTGATTCTGAAGAAAATGGGTGCTAACTGCTTTGATGATTTCCGCCCTATCAGCCTTTGCAATTTTACTTACAAGATCATCTCCAAGTTGTTGGCAAATCGGCTGCGCCCTCTCCTCAAGGGTTTAATTTCCCCCTTTCAATCGGCTTTTGTGCCTGGAAGATGGATTGCTGAGAATAGTATAATGGCTCATGAAGTTTTAGATTCCTTCAAGAAACTCAAGGGCCGGGAGGGGTTTGTTGGTCTGAAGCTGGATATGTCTAAAGCCTATGACCGAATTGAATGGGGCTTTCTAGAGCGTACGTTACAAGCTTTCGGTTTTGATGCCAGATTTATTGGTTGGATTATGTACTGTGTGAGTTCGGTCTCGTGGTCTATCTTGTTGAATGGGGGCCCCTTGAAGCAATTTAAGCCGTCTCGTGGCCTCCGCCAGGGAGATCCCCTATCGCCATACTTGTTTATCCTCTGCAGTGAGGTTCTCTCTCGGATGCTCTTGGCAAAGGAAGCTGAGGGTCTAATCAGTGGTTTTAAGGTGAGCCGCTGCAGCCCCTCGATATCCCACCTTATGTATGCTGACGACACCTTTGTTTTTTGTAAGGCGACTATCGAGGAAGTGAACACCGTTCTTGATTGTATCAATGAGTACGGGGCGTGGTCGGGGCAACGGCTGAATGTGCAGAAATCAGCCTATGTCTTCTCAGATAATACGGCCCGGGACACGCAGCTTGAGATTGTAGAGAGGCTTGGGTTTCGTAAGCTGGGCTCGGAGGATAAGTTCCTGGGCAACCCGATTCTGTGGACTAAAAGTAAAATGAAAGATTTCAAGTTTTTAAAGGATAAGATCCTTGCTAAGATTGAAGGGTGGCGATGTAAACTTTTGTCTCAAGCGGGAAGAGCTACCCTTATCAGATCAGTGGCCCAAAGTGTCCCTATGTACTCGATGTCCTCTTTCCTCCTCCCTAAGGGTCTCTGTAGAGAGCTTGATCAAGCGATTCGCAAATTCTGGTGGACAGGAGGAGGTGACAAAGATCGCTATTTGGCCCTTGTGGAGTGGGATGCCTTATGTCTCCCGATGGACCGGGGAGGTCTTAATTTCAAGAAGTTTGAGGATATTAACTTGGCCCTTCTGGCGAAACTTGGGTGGAAACTTGCTTCAGGCGATACCTCTCTCTGGTGTACCATTTTCAAGGAAAAATATTGGGGCAGAAGTGGTCAATCCTTTTGGACCGCCTTGCTGCCTGGTAACGCTTCTTTCGGAGCTCGTGGTATTTTGGCTACAAGGGATCTTATTAGGAAGGAGTCTTGCTTCATTATTGCCAATGGTAATTCGGTGGACCTGTGGAATTCCCCTTGGATCCCTTGGTTAGAGTGGAACTCCTTCAGAGCTGCCTTTAATCCAATGATTGTGCCTACGTCACTTAAAGTGTCTTCCTTGCTCAATGATGAGGGGGAATGGGACCCTCTGCTTTCCCACAGGTGGTTGGTTCCTAGTGTGGCTAGCTCTCTTCACCTGATTAAGAGTCTCCCAAGCTCTCAGCATGATCTCCTGGTGTGGAAGGATGCAACCGATGGAATGTTCTCCCCTAAGGTTGCTTATCAGTCCATTATAAAACAGAGAGGTAACAACTTCGATGTGATTTGGAATCGTATTTGGAAGCTAAAAATTACTGAGAGGTTGAAGATGTTTCTGTGGAAGTTGGGTAGGGATGCCCTTCCTTTTGGCAGCCGATTGCAAAGGATTTTTGGTAACCTGGTAAATTGTGTGTTGTGTGGTGAGAATGTGGACTCCTGGTTGCATCTCTTCTGCCATTGCCCGCTAGCTAAGGCTACTTGGTTTGGTAGCCAATGGGTGATCCGAGGTGAGAATCTGAACTTCCCTTCTCCTAGAGATTTTATCCTTTGGTTGCTTGATCCTGGCTTTTTAGGAAGTGCTAGCATAGAGGATAGAGAGGCCTTTTCCAGGTTTGGAATTTGTCTGTGTGATGAGCTCTGGAATGCTAGAAACAAAGCCTATCATGAACAGGAGTTTCCGACTTGCTTAGCGAAAGTTAATTCAGCGTGTTCGGCCATGAGAAGGGCCTGGGAGGAACCTGTCCGGATCGATGTCCAGGTGGGTTGGGATTTTGATAGGGATCGGCTCAATGGAAGAAGAACTGTGTATGTCGATGCGGCTTGCAAAGACTTGCGGGCGACAGCGGGTATAGTGTCGAAGGAGGTGGACGGAAGACTCTCCGGAGCTCTTACGGTTCAGCTGACTGTTTCAAATCCTCTTGAGGTGGAAACTTTAGCCTTGTACCATGTTGTCCTGTGGTGTGTTTCCCAAAACTGGCGCCAAGTTGTTTTCGTCTCCGATTGCCAATCGCTGGTGAAGGGAATCCACAGTCGTGCAGCCCCTAATTGGCGTCTGGCATCGTCATTTTGGCTGCTGCTACATGCTATTGACATGCTCCCTCTGGGCGAATTTGTTTGGCTCCCACGTACTCTGAATCAGGTGGCTCATAATGTGTGTCAATGGacttttaattttcctttttctgGTGTGCTTTCTGCTGAGGACTTGGCCCCTCTTGTGGTCATGTAACTGCTGGTTTTTGCTCTGGTTTAGAGCCTTTTAATATATGAGTTcctttcagcaaaaaaaaaaaaaagagtatagtggTGAGTAGTTGTGAGATGTAGGAGAGAAAATCAAGGGATATGAGAGCATACGTtggtttttttaatatattattttattatatttttttgttagcagtttaaattttaagttattatttacaattattattgacaaattaaaattactattaaatattttcagtaactattttttttttttattttaagtgacattttaaaataacattaaatttaatattttgtgtCCTTTTTACAAATGTtagtattaatatattttagtgaTATTTTTTAGATGTTACTAAagttaaatatgaaaaaactaATGGCATTTTTAATCAAATGTCACTAAAGTATATAGATAGttacattttaataaaatgttattaattaaaatgtcaAGTCTTCTCTTTAAAGTGACATTTCCTATCAAATGTTACTTAAATGATATTATTATGACATTTTTTACAAATGTTACCAATCCAAATGTCACCAATTCTATATTTTGGTGTAGTGATGCCACCTCAGCCCCAACAAatatcacataaataatttgtTAAGCATTTAGAAATAACATAAATGATAAGTGAAAAATTTAAGGAGATAATTAGAAGGGATGAATTGATGAATTCATTTTTTCGtatctattaattaaaaatattttatattatattttattaaaatatactaaTTTTGATGAGTGTATTGTTCAATATATTCTCAccaatatatttacttttaaaataagTTGAGGAATACTTTATTTTTGTTCGTATCCATTAATTAGAAAGTAATAGTTCACTTTATAAATTATTCTTTATTTATATACAATTTCAAGTACACtataaattacattttttttttctaaaaaaatttacttataactttgtttttttttttttttgtggcaataTAACTTTGGGTTGATTAGACATTctttactaaaataaatttgggacaattttaaaaaaacatacgaaaaaaataacaaatctgttataaacattaataattatgtggatgtccaaatcttttatttattaccattaatcgtaatcaatattcctcttttttagtttccttttttcttagtttcttaatatctcactcttgtatttgtataaataggggttcaccccattggaataaacaactcagaaattctcatttactttctctttctctcttcatcttcttcttctttcttctcatctattttatattattttataacacgttatcagcacgagtctctgcccaagcttcaagcatgaatctctgcctaagacccaatgtaagtattttgttaaagttcttgaattgtttcaaagttacgatacactaaatatatatttatatatatactcatctgactgaaacaatttcaagaatcatttggtttcctttttctttttatctatatatctatatattatatatgtatgtatatgtttttatatatttattattaatttcatatatatattatgttcttatcattcataatatttacaatatatgtgtgcttatgatatgatagagaaaatctatataaattatacatatatctaaaagattatgtattatcgataaaatattgcatatatcctaaagattatgcatcatcgataaaatattgcatatatcctgaagattatgcatcatcgataaaatattgcatctatcctgaagattatgcatcatcgataaaaaaaattgtatatatctcgaagattatgcatcctcgataaaatattgcatatatcctgatgattatgcgtcctcaataaaatcttgcatatatcctgaagattatgcaaacgtaatatttattatatagttgatggatatataatgaaagagatgaatacatatttatatatatgttcttatattctttgaggacaatgaaaagtaatctaatatcgatatagattttgacaaacatttcctgaagtaaatgttttatagttgtcaaaaaaatgattgtatttatgtgaatacaactaaagaatcattaaaaatgattattattgatgcaattttatagtgggttttgaatatccaaaaagaatattaagaaaattgcattgaaacatcaaagtataagaataacagtgagcatgactaatgttatttaaatacatgagacatgtatttattgttcatcattccctgcagagaatgatacgaattgaattcaactacttttaaagattgtttgtattagtcatgttactatacattgttattacttgcaatgttggaaattattgaatctgatgcatacatcttggagactatgcaaaaattgtatttatatattctttgaaatatcataaaagaaattgctgaataatttcttatatttttatggatgaacaagtaataaatttttaagaaatttataataatgttctacttgttcagcgtcattccccgaagtgaa is a window from the Cannabis sativa cultivar Pink pepper isolate KNU-18-1 chromosome 1, ASM2916894v1, whole genome shotgun sequence genome containing:
- the LOC133036343 gene encoding uncharacterized protein LOC133036343; protein product: MGEFVKDLNQTFVVLILKKMGANCFDDFRPISLCNFTYKIISKLLANRLRPLLKGLISPFQSAFVPGRWIAENSIMAHEVLDSFKKLKGREGFVGLKLDMSKAYDRIEWGFLERTLQAFGFDARFIGWIMYCVSSVSWSILLNGGPLKQFKPSRGLRQGDPLSPYLFILCSEVLSRMLLAKEAEGLISGFKVSRCSPSISHLMYADDTFVFCKATIEEVNTVLDCINEYGAWSGQRLNVQKSAYVFSDNTARDTQLEIVERLGFRKLGSEDKFLGNPILWTKSKMKDFKFLKDKILAKIEGWRCKLLSQAGRATLIRSVAQSVPMYSMSSFLLPKGLCRELDQAIRKFWWTGGGDKDRYLALVEWDALCLPMDRGGLNFKKFEDINLALLAKLGWKLASGDTSLWCTIFKEKYWGRSGQSFWTALLPGNASFGARGILATRDLIRKESCFIIANGNSVDLWNSPWIPWLEWNSFRAAFNPMIVPTSLKVSSLLNDEGEWDPLLSHRWLVPSVASSLHLIKSLPSSQHDLLVWKDATDGMFSPKVAYQSIIKQRGNNFDVIWNRIWKLKITERLKMFLWKLGRDALPFGSRLQRIFGNLVNCVLCGENVDSWLHLFCHCPLAKATWFGSQWVIRGENLNFPSPRDFILWLLDPGFLGSASIEDREAFSRFGICLCDELWNARNKAYHEQEFPTCLAKVNSACSAMRRAWEEPVRIDVQVGWDFDRDRLNGRRTVYVDAACKDLRATAGIVSKEVDGRLSGALTVQLTVSNPLEVETLALYHVVLWCVSQNWRQVVFVSDCQSLVKGIHSRAAPNWRLASSFWLLLHAIDMLPLGEFVWLPRTLNQVAHNVCQWTFNFPFSGVLSAEDLAPLVVM